The DNA sequence TTTGGGGCTTACTATTTGTGAATCTGGGTTTGAGGTCTATTAGGGGTTTCTATTATCGTCTTTAGTAAATATGGGGCACATAGTGGATGAGCTTTCACTTGCAATAGATATATGTGGtatgaatttcaattttatatgagttttgAACTATTTTACTCATTATTCTGTTTCATGATGATATTGATATATGGGGAAGACCTGATCATGACTGAATGAAaacaaatttgattttcttttgagtttgttcatttttgttgtaaatGTTTAGTTTCCATGGtattttcaatttcagtctCTTGAATAATCTGAACCTGTGCGTGTTGTTGTTGAGGTATTCCATTGTTAAAGGGTAAAAGAATGCTGCGATGTAGGATAATTAGTTGTAGTGGTACTCTAATTTTGTATTGTAGCGTTAGTATTTAGGAAGACGTTGTGGTGAGATCTTGGAAGGATTTTAAGATTTGACTTTGCACACCCCACCAACCACTGAAGAAAAAGAGACAAGGTAAAAATTATAAAggatttattattttggttCTTGATAGGTCATGCATTGTTCCTAAACTAATAGCTATATTATAGGAAATAAGTGTTTGATGAAGTGCTATTGAGAATGTTTGGGTTAAAATATAGTTGGGTGggttatttatgacaaaatatAAGTAACTGGGTTGAACTTATTAAGTGTTGCTAAGAAAAAGAGTAAGGGAAGAAGCTATTAAGGAAATCTTGAGGGTTGATTACAGCTTTTGTGGGATGTAGTGGTACAATTACTTTTTCTTATAACAGGTTATGTTTGTAGGACCATTAAAGTTAGGTAAAAGATAGagcaatataaaagaaaaactgatTTCCGTGACCATCTTGGTTTACTAATTTCCATGTCTCAGCTCCCTCATTTGTTTCATGCTCATAGTTATCTTTTGACAAAACAAATACCATCCTACTTAATAACACAATGGGCATTCAACTTTGATCAGTAGTTCTTAAAGCTGTAGTATGTCCTCATCACTATTTTGGTATTGTTTAAATTTCTACTTCAAAATCTTAATTATCTTGGTGTTGTTTAAAATTTGTGTTCAAGTTTTATATTgaactttaaattatttaaggATAGAGCATTCATTTGATGTGGAttccttcttcaccactctTTTGTAAAATGGTGGACAAAGATAAGGCAGCACCCCATTCAATAACATACATGATAATGTGGTGGTCCAACCATCACAAGCTGAAGGTGAATAAATGCTACAaactaaaaaatctcaattagGTGTGTCTTTCACCATAGAGGAGGATAATCTCATTATTTCAGCTTTAAACGTTAGTCTTGATGCTATTTAGGGGACTGACAAAAAATATACACAAATGTGAGAAAGAATTTATGCATACTATCATgagtataaaaaaccaaaactcCTAAACGTTCGATTGCATCATTGATCAATCGGTGTCAATCGATCCAAAAATGTACAAACAAGTTTTGTGTTGTTATAGCATAAGTAGAGTCTTTGTATCCAAGTGGTACCACAAAGGTCGATaaggtattaattttttttttcttttaatttttttatatgcctGAGCTTATTTACATACTAACTTTATCACTTTGTTCATTTAAGATTGAGAAAGCAAAAATAATGTACAAAGAAACTAAGAAGATAACTTTTACCATGGAGCATTGTTGGTGTCTATAGAGACACcaactaaaatgaaaacaatatcAATAAACATTGTCAATGAAGAGAAAACAACCCGGAAGACGTCAGGCCAGCGCTAGTTTAACTCCAGACGGAGACGATATTTTGGATGACAATGTGGAGAGCATGGAGGTCATCCTTGAGAGATCTCCAGGCAAGAAGactgagaaagaaaatgaaagaaagaagaagttTAGAGATGATATAGATATTAGATTTAACCATGCCTTAGCTCGCATGAGTGCTGACAAAAATACATTCATGGTGGAGAGGAGAATTTTACAGCAAGGCAGAGCGGGTTAGAGATGAATATCTTGCACTTGAGAAGAAGAAGTTCGaaactaaaataatgaaattatattttgatgGGATGAAAGCAAAGCATCTAGTTTTTTTCCAACGTTTTcatgatgaaaattttgaagctTTAATTAATAAGTTTGCAATCACATCACCATCCGATGACCCATCCACACCTTTGGATGTGTGTAAGTATTTTTCTAGCATATTTCGACGTGGtaattaatagtaatatatGTTTAACGTATACTTTGTCTAATTTTAGTGGTCATCCAGGCACATGTGATGGAAATACATGTGGCTGTGCAACAACTTTGTGATCggatattatctttattttttgtgatagaCAGTAACATTAATGATGGGCTGACTTTTGGAggtgtatatatttttgtgatgggTTGAAGTGTGTTGAACATTAGTGACGATTTGTATTTTTCTCAATGGTATTTTTTTGAGGTGAAAATGTAATAGACGTGTTTTTTTCAATagtgttgtattaaatatttagaatgtatttgCTGCATTTCAGGACTCATCCACATCTTTATCCAAGTctcatattgtataatattaatatttctatgtAGCTcttaatttaggaaaaaaaattaataaaacaaaaaggaaattgaaattttttttattaaatctataatattttattattattttgactaatagatagataatttaatataataataagttttaagtaaaatagtcaaatacaaaatcatattatattatacaaattttatatttatatttatatactccaatgctagtgctcttttagagcattggtattggtttcatcaaaattttatccaaatacaaaatatgataaattttattaaaatagttttGCATTGGATTAACCAAATAGGTAAGTGAGAAACTTTGAGGTAcaataaatatatgagttttttcaaatttgaaggactATTATTCAcccatcaaatctattttttatttacttttaatcttCAAAGGGTTTTTTTAATCACGTTTAATTTCCAACcgtcttataataataatgtaagaataaaattaaattattaattaacatatgattaatgtaattataaaatatataaaaaaatatttttatttaaaaaataatattatattattattttgataaattcaataattaatttaatgtaaagttataattaaaaaaattttaaatttataaaaattatatacctttcgtcaaattttagaaataattttaacgAAGCATGCCACTGCTCTTGATTAGAGAAGAGATGCCCTTAAGGCGGCTGATCTCTTTAAACAACGTCAAAGTCCTCGAGGCTCAAACCCAGTTGTGGCGGTTGACTCTGTCTATGTCTTTGGTCCTAACGTCACCATTGTCACCAACTCCCGTACCCGTACCTACCCTCTCAGCTCTTGCTTTTGACTATCGATTCATCTCTCTCCCCTCCCCACTATCGATTCTGAATCTCTCTCCCCTCCCCATGGCAGCTTCGATTTCCAGCTCTCACTACGGTCCTATCCAAAACCTCCGAGGGGATTTTCCCATCCGAAAAAGCAGGCTTTTCTGGCCTCGCCACTCTTGCCAATTCAGGACAGCAAGAACCAAACTTCCGTGGCCGCTGTCAATGGTTGTGAAGGGAAATAAAGGAAGAATTTTGCCACCGTGTAGCTACCCGGGGAGTGAGGTTGGGAATATTGAAGAGAGCAATATTTCAGTGGAGGACCAGCAGAGGGTACGGTGGTTTCGCGAGGCGTGTTCGTACCTCTGCGCCCAAAAGGGCTGTACGTTCGTTGTGCTAATTTCTGGTCAAATTCTCACCAGTCCTTTCTTGGATTCTATTCTCAAGGCATGTCCTCTGTTttctcaaaataacttttttttttcaaaatattttagtatGTGTTTGGTTAGTGAGAGAAATGCATCAAAACAAGACGTAAAGGAATTGGGTTTTAGGGTCTTTTGAGGATTTCCAGTACAAAATGAATACTGCATTTGAGTTTTATGGGACGCATCAGTCTCTAAGTGATTCGGTTGTAAAACTAAACAGAGCGGAGGGTGTTTGCGAGAGAGAGTATCTCTAATTCGAGCTATGTTCACTAGCATGGTGGGCGGtataaatatatcttaactATGTTCACACTTTTATAGCATAAATATATCCTTATGCAGGATATTGCCTGTCTTCATCATCTGGGGATAAGATTTGTGATTGTTCCAGAGACCACTGTGAAGATTAACATGCTTTTGAAGCAGAGAGGTCAGTGAAGACCTTGTTGCTTTTGAACCTTCATGCCTCTTGTTGTATATGTTCAATTTTGAGCCTCTAAAGTCACAGTATTCCAATAGAATGATTCCATTCTGTCGCTAAGAAAAAAGAACGATATCATTCTTTCTTTCAGTTTAAAGATCTTCTGTTaatgcttatttattataataaggtATATATATTACCTGCTTCTGATGTTTTGTTCCCAGTTACACGAAATGTTAGATGGTGGCTCACCTGGTGTATACTCCTCCTTGCAGGAAGCAGTCCTAGGTTTGTTGGTGAACACAGGATCACTGACTCTGAAGCTTTGACAGCAGCAATTGAGGCCGCAGGGGGGGTTCGTATGATGCTAGAGGCAAAACTTTCTCCTGGCCCCTCTATATACAATGTTCGTCGCCATGGCGATGGCAGTCGTTGGCATGAAGTTGGTGTCAGCGTTGACAGTGGTAACTTTCTTGGGGCTAAAGTaagaaattttactttttatttaaccTCTTCAGAGAATCATCTACAATTACCATTTTTGTTAAGGAATATGTGGCCGCCTGAGCTTCTTTATTTGGGTTGTGGGTTTCCTGTCATTATTACTCTATTTCCATTTGTTTGAGGCTTGCTATATTCATTTGCAGAGAAAAGGAGTTGTCAAGGGTGTTGATTATGGGGCAACAGGCGAAGTTAAGAAAGTCGATGTGTCACGTATGCGTGAAAGGCTTGATGCTGGTTGTATTGTTCTATTAAGCAACCTGGGCCATTCCAGCGCTGGAGAAGTTTTAAATTGCAAGTATGATGTATAGCATTTGGTAGTTATCTTTGGCTGTCACAATTATTAGCTGAATAcgtattattttcttcttcttttgattgGCACTGAGTGTTCGAGAACAAAGTTCCGACTAACCCCGGGGGTGCACGgcccctcggcaaggagtttcctgcaagtgcaccttgggtaattcaagggaaagttcccccagtccgatggcccctagaaattgtttgcatgcAAGAATAatcgaaccttagacctggagggaTCATACCActaagaccaaggcctttaccattTGATAAGTAActaaattttatacttttattaaagaACCTAAGGGCGCAACCCAATTACACtgtgtatacaagagaacactCGAccaaagagaagaaggaaaacaaaaagtcAAAAATTCAAGATAATTAGTAAAACCAGAACTGTTCTGTGATGAAATCCTAACCAGAACTGTCCAAACTGATTCTAGCATTTGAatctttgtttcatttgatACTTAAGTGTAATAGTAGGGGCCTGGTCTCGGTAAACATGaatctttgtttcttttggttGTTAGAATCTAGCCATATAAAGTATATTCTATATGAGGCTCTTTAACAGAATCATTTAAAATTGAGTCAATTGCAAACCCCCTCCACACACGcgcgtgcacacacacacacacacacacacacacacacaaagcaGTTAAAATTTGCTGAAAAATGCTTAAAGCCTGTTCCGTGATTACCAATGCATGCTTTAAAAATTGCAGCACATATGAAGTTGCAACAGCTTGCGCATTAGCCATTGGAGCAGACAAGCTTATTTGCATCATAGATGGTCAAATTCTTGATGAGAACAAGCGTCTTATTCGCTTCTTGACTATTCAAGAAGCAGAAATGCTGATTGATAAACGGGCTAAACAAAATGAGATAGCTTCCAACTGTGTGAATGATGTTGGCAAAGAGGATCTCAATTCCAGTCATAATGATTCTAATGGGGCTGTCCATTGTCACCAGAATGCAAAGGTTTCTGGTAAAAGGCGCAACGTAACCTTTCAGAATGGTGTTGGATTTGACAATGGGAATGGACTTTGGACTGGCGAACAGAGTTTTTCCATCGGAGGTCACGATGGACGAGGCCGATTAAATGGTTACCTTTCAGAATTGGCAGCTGCAGCTTTTGTTTGCAGGGTAAGTCCACGATAGATCCATTTTCTTTGCATCAACATCACTAGTGGCttatctatatgaaaaaaatatatatctgctGTGATGGATGCTTCCTCAGGAGTGATGTCCTTatatatcatctttttttaaaaaaaaaaaaaaactgggatTTGTTAGAAAATTTCACATCAGATAGTTGTGTTTAACGTTAAATTGATTCAACTTCTTTGTTGacttaacccctaggggttggctcaagtgataaaggcgatgggcttgggggt is a window from the Juglans regia cultivar Chandler chromosome 7, Walnut 2.0, whole genome shotgun sequence genome containing:
- the LOC109002458 gene encoding probable amino-acid acetyltransferase NAGS1, chloroplastic, with amino-acid sequence MSLVLTSPLSPTPVPVPTLSALAFDYRFISLPSPLSILNLSPLPMAASISSSHYGPIQNLRGDFPIRKSRLFWPRHSCQFRTARTKLPWPLSMVVKGNKGRILPPCSYPGSEVGNIEESNISVEDQQRVRWFREACSYLCAQKGCTFVVLISGQILTSPFLDSILKDIACLHHLGIRFVIVPETTVKINMLLKQRGSSPRFVGEHRITDSEALTAAIEAAGGVRMMLEAKLSPGPSIYNVRRHGDGSRWHEVGVSVDSGNFLGAKRKGVVKGVDYGATGEVKKVDVSRMRERLDAGCIVLLSNLGHSSAGEVLNCNTYEVATACALAIGADKLICIIDGQILDENKRLIRFLTIQEAEMLIDKRAKQNEIASNCVNDVGKEDLNSSHNDSNGAVHCHQNAKVSGKRRNVTFQNGVGFDNGNGLWTGEQSFSIGGHDGRGRLNGYLSELAAAAFVCRAGVKRVHLLDGTIDGVLSLELFTRDGMGTMVASDLYEGTRMARAEDFSSIRQIMQPLEESGILVLRTDQELLEALDSFVVVERDGQIIACAALFPFFEEKCGEVAAIAVSPDCRGQGQGYKLLDYIEKKASSLGLEMLFLLTTRTADWFVRRGFLECSLESIPEKRRKMINLSRKSKYYTKELLPDSSGITVDRAVL